TTGCGCTAAACGCGTATCAATATCAGAGAGTGTGATCACTTCAGCGTTAACTTCACTGGCTAATAATTGAGCGCGCTCGCGAGTACGATTGGCAATCATCATGCGCTGTACGCCATGCTCACGTAAATGGCGGGCCACTAATTCAATCGTTTCCCCTGCTCCCACCAGCAGTATATTCAAATGTTTAAGTGATTCGAAAATTTGCCTTGCTAGTGTACATGCGGCAAAGGCCACAGAGACAGCATTAGCGCCGATTTCAGTTTCAGTACGAACACGCTTAGCCACTGAAAATGACTTTTGAAATAAACGCTCTAGCTCACTGGAGAGTGAATGATTATCTTGAGAAAGTGCAAAGGCTTTTTTGACTTGCCCAAGAATTTGGGGTTCGCCAAGCACTAATGAGTCTAACCCACTAGCAACACGCATTAAATGGCTAACGGCTTGATCACCCTCATGCCAATACAAGCTAGGCTTTAAATCTTTGTCAGTGATATTATGAAATTCACATAGCCATGCAATCAACTGTTCTTGCGCCTGCTCTTGCGATTCCAAGCTAAGGTACAGCTCTGTTCTATTACACGTCGACAGCACAACACCACCGCTAACTTGAGGCTGTTGTAATAACTGCTCAAGTGCATGGTCTATTTTTTCTGGTCCAAAAGTGACCCTCTCACGCAGAGCCACTGGTGCCGTTTTATGGTTGATGCCTAAGGCTAATAGGGTCATTGTGCTTAATTACATTGCTCACATTGCTAATTAATTATTCAACAGTAATCATATTACCGTGATTTGTTTACCTACTATTGTAGATGATCCGAGCCGCGCTTTCTACGCCCTGCTAATAATCAAAGATTATAAAGATGATCAAGGCCAGATTTTGGCAGAGAAAATTGATGGCTATTTCATCACATACCTTATTGTTATTATAAAAGTTTACATCGCATAAGCTTACAAATGTACTCTTTATTTTATTATATATAATAAGGTATTCCCTATATCAATAATAGGTATCTAAAATGCAATAATTTGGCACGTAACGCAAACCGTAGTTATAGCTAATTGTATAGATAGGCAAATCAGCCTCAATCTGATTGATAATTTAGCGTTTTTCGCGCACTATTTTATTCAGTTCACCCTGTTTTCACTATTATCATTGCTAATGAAGACGTTTTCTTCACTGACAATAACAGGTTACACTTCGGTTTGGGCCTAGGTTTTGATAGGCCACCATTTATTTTCACTAAATGATTTTTGAGAGTCGCTATGCAACTGTTCACTACTTGGGCTACTTATCGCTCTATCACAACACGGGGTTTGTGGCGTTTACTGCCGCTGTCGTGTTTATTGCTAACCGCATGTGTCTTCAACAAACAAACAACAACAGGAACTGGCTCAGCATCCGACCCTCAATGGAAAACACATTTACAAGAACTTAATGCCCTACGAGATTATCAAACACGTGGCTCGTTTGTTTATAACGGCGGGGAAACCAAAACTTACGCTAAATTTTTCTGGCAACAATATACGCCTGAAAAATACCGTCTATTATTAACTAACCCATTGGGTAGCCGCGAATTAGAATTAACAGTCGAACCTGATTTAGCTCGCCTTACGACTAAAGATGGGCAAACTCACATGAGTGACGTACCTTCAGAGTTGATTTATCAACTCACTGGAATGGAGATCCCTCTTGATGACCTCACCGCATGGCTAACAGGCTCCCCGGGACGTGCAACTGAGTTTGAACTTGATGAAAACCATTTACTGAAATCAATAACGTTCCAACAAAATGGTGAAACGTGGCAACTCAACTATCTTTCTTATGATAAAAGTACTTCGCCAATGTTGCCAAGTAACCTAGAGTTACGCCAAGGTTCACGACTGATTAAACTCAAAATGGATAGTTGGACGCTACAGAAATGACTTTGACATGGCCCTCGCCCGCAAAATTAAATCTATTTCTTTACATCACAGGTCGTAGAGCTGATGGGTATCATGAACTACAAACGCTATTTCAATTTCTAGATTATGGCGATGAAATAACCATCTCAACCCGAACTGATAACCAAATCAATTTACTGACGCATAT
This portion of the Providencia manganoxydans genome encodes:
- the hemA gene encoding glutamyl-tRNA reductase, whose translation is MTLLALGINHKTAPVALRERVTFGPEKIDHALEQLLQQPQVSGGVVLSTCNRTELYLSLESQEQAQEQLIAWLCEFHNITDKDLKPSLYWHEGDQAVSHLMRVASGLDSLVLGEPQILGQVKKAFALSQDNHSLSSELERLFQKSFSVAKRVRTETEIGANAVSVAFAACTLARQIFESLKHLNILLVGAGETIELVARHLREHGVQRMMIANRTRERAQLLASEVNAEVITLSDIDTRLAQADIVISSTASPLPIIGKGMVERAMKVRRNKPMLLIDIAVPRDIEEDVEKLRDVYLYTVDDLESIIQQNLAQRKAAAVEAEFIVEQESSHFMDWLRSQAAVSTIRDYRAQAEAIRAGMTEKALAAISQGADPEQVITQLTQQLTNRLIHAPTKSLQQAAGDGDVERLNLLRDSLGLNHQ
- the lolB gene encoding lipoprotein insertase outer membrane protein LolB, with the translated sequence MQLFTTWATYRSITTRGLWRLLPLSCLLLTACVFNKQTTTGTGSASDPQWKTHLQELNALRDYQTRGSFVYNGGETKTYAKFFWQQYTPEKYRLLLTNPLGSRELELTVEPDLARLTTKDGQTHMSDVPSELIYQLTGMEIPLDDLTAWLTGSPGRATEFELDENHLLKSITFQQNGETWQLNYLSYDKSTSPMLPSNLELRQGSRLIKLKMDSWTLQK